The following DNA comes from Candidatus Eisenbacteria bacterium.
ACCGGCGACGGGTTCCTCGCAGCGTTCGACGGCCCGGCGCGGGCCATCCGCTGCGCCAAGGACATCACTGCCGGCGCACGCCGGCTCGGCCTCGACGTGCGCGCGGGGCTCCACACCGGCGAGTGCGAGGTGCGCGGCGACGATCTGACCGGCCTCGCGGTGCACATCGGAGCGCGAACCGCGGCCATCGCGGGGCCCGGCGAGGTGCTCCTCACCCGGACCGTCCACGACCTCGTCGCCGGCGCCGGCTTCGAGTTCGACGACCGTGGCGAGCACGAGCTCCGCGGTGTGCCCGGGCGCTGGCACGTGTATGCGGCGCGGTGACGATTCCGGCGAGACCTCGGGCGAGGCCATTGACGGCGCTGCCGCCCGCGCCTATCGGCGGCGCATGGCCGTTCGATCGCGCACCGGTACGCTGGTCTTCGCCGTCGCGCTGCTCGCCGTCTGCGGCGGTGCGCAGGCACGCGACGAGGCGAAGGCGTACTGCAAGCAAGGCTGCGAGGACGCGCTCCAGAGCTGCAAGAGCGACTGTCGCAACGAGCGGGATTCCGGGACCGACCAGGAGACGTCCCGATACGCGGGCTGCGACGCGAGCTGCCACAACGCATACGCCAGCTGCAAGAGCGACTGCGAGAACGCGCAGCCCTGAACGGTCCCGAGCCTGTAGGACACGGGCCGAGTCCTGCACGAGGGAGCGGCAGCGTCCCGCACGTGACGGCGCGCCGATCACGGCCGGCGCGCGCGGCGTGATCGCGAGCGACGGCGAGCTTCTCCGCGATGCGCTCCGGCCGCCCGATGACGCCGCCCGGCGTGTAGACGAGCCAGCCGTCCGCGAAGCGGCCGACCGCCTCCAACACCTTCGGGCCTCCCCCGGCGAGCCAGAGGGGCGGCGGGACGCCCTCGAAGGGCGGCAGCTCCACGACGGCGTCTTCGAGCTTCCAGAACCGCCCGTCGTACGAGATCGGCTCCTGCGTATCGAAAAAGGTGCGCACGAGCCGTGCCGTCTCGGCGAGCCGCGAGTCGCGGAAGCGGTGGTCGTAGCCGTACGGACCGATGTTCTTCCACTCGCCGGCGGCGAGCACGAAGATCGCACGCCCCTGCGTGAAATGCTGCGTCGTCAGGAACTCCTGCGCGAGGATCGCCGGGCCGCGGCGGATCGCTTCGA
Coding sequences within:
- a CDS encoding adenylate/guanylate cyclase domain-containing protein codes for the protein TGDGFLAAFDGPARAIRCAKDITAGARRLGLDVRAGLHTGECEVRGDDLTGLAVHIGARTAAIAGPGEVLLTRTVHDLVAGAGFEFDDRGEHELRGVPGRWHVYAAR